One segment of Methylotuvimicrobium sp. KM2 DNA contains the following:
- the tkt gene encoding transketolase produces the protein MPSRRDLANAIRALSMDAVQKANSGHPGAPMGMADIAEVLWNDFLQHNPTNPNWANRDRFVLSNGHGSMLLYSLLHLTGYELPIDELKQFRQLHSKTPGHPEYGYAPGVETTTGPLGQGITNAVGFAIAERALAGQFNRPGHEIVDHYTYAFLGDGCLMEGISHEACSLAGSMKLGKLIAVYDDNNISIDGEVRGHGDTPGWFLDDTPKRFEAYGWHVIPKVDGHNPEAVKKALEEARSVTDRPTLICCQTIIGWGSPNKEGKEECHGAALGEAEITATRERIGWPHAPFEIPADIYAGWDAKSKGARQEEAWNDKFAQYKAAHPELAAEFERRMNGQLPSDWSEKANAFIAAVDAKGETIASRKASQNTLNGFGPLLPELMGGSADLAGSNLTLWSGCKDVNAPGHDGNYVYYGVREFGMSAIMNGITLHGGFKPYGATFLMFSEYARNALRMASLMKIPTIFVYTHDSIGLGEDGPTHQPIEQTATLRMIPNMQVWRPCDAVESAVSWKAAIERNDGPSCLIFSRQNLAHIARTPAQIEAINKGGYILKDSEGQPDVILIATGSEVELAVKAADELSGRGKKVRVVSMPSTNVFDAQDEAYRESVLPSSVTKRVVIEAGVTDSWWKYAGTQGCVIGMDRFGESAPAGALFKEFGFTVDNVVKHVEALL, from the coding sequence ATGCCTTCGCGCCGAGACTTAGCGAACGCCATACGCGCTTTGAGCATGGATGCCGTCCAAAAAGCCAACTCCGGACACCCGGGCGCACCGATGGGGATGGCGGATATCGCCGAGGTGTTATGGAACGACTTTCTGCAACATAACCCGACAAACCCGAACTGGGCCAATCGAGACCGTTTTGTACTGTCCAACGGACACGGTTCGATGCTGCTGTACTCGTTACTGCATCTGACCGGTTACGAACTGCCGATCGACGAACTGAAACAATTCCGTCAACTGCATTCAAAAACCCCGGGTCATCCGGAATACGGCTATGCGCCGGGCGTTGAAACGACGACCGGACCGTTAGGTCAAGGCATCACCAATGCCGTGGGCTTTGCGATAGCCGAACGCGCACTAGCGGGTCAATTTAACCGTCCCGGGCACGAAATCGTCGACCATTACACCTACGCCTTCCTGGGCGACGGCTGTTTAATGGAAGGCATCTCGCATGAAGCCTGCTCATTGGCCGGCTCAATGAAACTAGGCAAACTGATTGCCGTCTACGACGACAACAACATCTCGATCGACGGCGAAGTCCGCGGTCACGGCGACACGCCGGGTTGGTTCCTGGACGACACGCCGAAACGCTTCGAAGCTTACGGCTGGCACGTCATCCCGAAAGTAGATGGACATAATCCGGAAGCCGTGAAAAAAGCCTTGGAAGAAGCGCGCAGCGTCACCGACCGGCCGACCTTGATCTGCTGCCAAACCATCATTGGCTGGGGCTCACCGAACAAAGAAGGCAAAGAAGAATGTCATGGAGCGGCATTAGGCGAAGCCGAAATCACGGCAACCCGCGAACGTATCGGTTGGCCGCATGCGCCATTCGAAATCCCGGCGGACATTTACGCGGGTTGGGACGCAAAAAGCAAAGGCGCACGTCAGGAAGAAGCCTGGAACGACAAATTCGCGCAATATAAAGCCGCGCATCCGGAACTGGCGGCCGAATTCGAACGCCGCATGAACGGACAACTACCGAGCGACTGGTCGGAAAAAGCGAACGCCTTCATTGCAGCGGTCGACGCGAAAGGCGAAACCATCGCTAGCCGCAAAGCCTCGCAAAACACCCTGAACGGATTTGGCCCGTTACTGCCCGAACTGATGGGCGGCTCGGCGGACTTGGCGGGCTCCAACTTGACCCTGTGGTCGGGTTGCAAAGACGTCAACGCCCCGGGACATGACGGCAACTACGTCTACTACGGCGTCCGTGAATTCGGCATGTCGGCGATCATGAACGGCATCACCCTGCATGGCGGCTTCAAGCCGTACGGCGCGACCTTCCTGATGTTCTCCGAATACGCGCGGAATGCCTTGCGGATGGCGTCGTTGATGAAAATCCCGACCATCTTCGTCTACACGCACGACTCGATTGGACTCGGCGAAGACGGCCCGACCCACCAACCGATCGAACAAACCGCGACCTTGCGCATGATTCCGAACATGCAAGTCTGGCGTCCGTGCGATGCTGTGGAATCGGCGGTTTCGTGGAAAGCGGCGATTGAACGAAACGATGGACCGAGCTGTCTGATCTTCTCACGGCAAAACCTAGCGCACATTGCGCGGACGCCGGCGCAGATTGAAGCGATCAACAAAGGCGGCTACATTCTGAAAGACAGCGAAGGTCAGCCGGACGTGATCCTGATTGCGACGGGCTCGGAAGTCGAATTGGCGGTGAAAGCGGCAGACGAGTTGAGCGGCAGAGGCAAAAAAGTACGCGTCGTCTCGATGCCATCGACCAACGTATTTGATGCGCAAGACGAAGCCTACCGTGAATCGGTGCTGCCGTCATCGGTGACAAAACGCGTCGTGATTGAAGCGGGCGTGACCGACAGCTGGTGGAAATACGCGGGCACACAAGGCTGCGTCATCGGAATGGATCGTTTCGGCGAATCGGCACCGGCCGGCGCGCTGTTCAAAGAGTTCGGCTTCACCGTTGACAATGTCGTCAAACACGTCGAAGCTCTGCTTTAA
- the hxlB gene encoding 6-phospho-3-hexuloisomerase translates to MHQQLIIDKISGILAATDDSYDQKLTTLLDQAKRVFVSGAGRSGLIGRFFAMRLMHSGYDVSVVGEIVTPSIKAGDLLVIISGSGETEQLIAFTKKAKEIGAKILLISAKSDSTIGDLADAVFQIGTSELYGKVKGMPMGTVFELSTLFFLEAIISHIIHEKGIPEEEMRSRHANLE, encoded by the coding sequence ATGCATCAGCAACTGATCATTGACAAAATATCCGGCATTCTGGCGGCGACCGACGACAGCTATGATCAAAAACTGACCACCCTACTCGACCAAGCGAAACGCGTGTTCGTATCGGGCGCGGGTCGGTCGGGCTTGATCGGTCGGTTTTTTGCGATGCGCTTGATGCATAGCGGCTACGATGTCAGCGTGGTTGGCGAAATCGTCACGCCGAGCATCAAGGCGGGCGACCTGCTGGTCATTATTTCAGGCTCGGGCGAAACCGAACAATTGATCGCGTTCACCAAGAAAGCGAAAGAAATCGGCGCTAAAATCCTGTTGATCTCGGCAAAAAGCGATTCGACGATAGGCGACCTCGCGGATGCGGTGTTCCAAATTGGCACATCGGAGCTGTACGGCAAAGTGAAAGGCATGCCGATGGGCACCGTGTTCGAACTATCAACGCTGTTCTTCCTGGAAGCGATCATCTCACATATCATTCATGAGAAAGGCATTCCGGAAGAAGAAATGAGATCGCGGCACGCGAACCTGGAGTGA
- the hxlA gene encoding 3-hexulose-6-phosphate synthase — MARPLIQMALDSLDFDQTVALAEQVAPYVDIFEIGTPCIKYNGIGLVKELRQRFPDQLLLVDLKTMDAGEYEAAPFYAAGADICTVLGVSGLATIGGVIKAARAHNAEVQVDLINVPDKVDCARESAKLGAQIVGVHTGLDAQAAGQTPFADLQAIADLGLNVRVSVAGGIKQATVQQVVASGASIIVVGAAIYGAPSPAEAAREIRQLVDAASA; from the coding sequence ATGGCAAGACCATTAATACAAATGGCGTTGGACTCATTGGATTTCGATCAAACCGTTGCGCTTGCCGAGCAAGTGGCACCGTATGTAGATATTTTTGAGATTGGCACCCCATGCATCAAATACAACGGGATTGGCTTAGTGAAAGAACTGAGACAACGATTCCCGGACCAACTGTTGTTGGTTGACCTGAAAACGATGGATGCCGGCGAATACGAAGCGGCGCCATTCTACGCAGCGGGCGCGGACATCTGCACCGTGTTGGGCGTATCGGGTCTGGCCACTATCGGAGGTGTGATCAAAGCGGCGCGCGCGCACAATGCCGAAGTGCAAGTCGACCTGATCAACGTGCCTGACAAAGTCGATTGCGCACGCGAATCGGCGAAACTGGGCGCACAAATCGTCGGTGTCCACACGGGCTTGGACGCACAAGCAGCGGGCCAAACGCCATTTGCCGACCTGCAAGCGATTGCCGATCTGGGCCTGAACGTACGCGTATCGGTAGCCGGCGGTATCAAACAAGCGACCGTGCAACAAGTGGTTGCCAGCGGCGCGAGCATCATCGTGGTCGGTGCAGCGATTTATGGCGCGCCATCCCCGGCGGAAGCGGCACGCGAAATCCGTCAGCTGGTTGATGCAGCGAGTGCATAA
- the tkt gene encoding transketolase produces the protein MPSRRDLANAIRALSMDAVQKANSGHPGAPMGMADIAEVLWNDFLQHNPTNPNWANRDRFVLSNGHGSMLLYSLLHLTGYELPIDELKQFRQLHSKTPGHPEYGYAPGVETTTGPLGQGITNAVGFAIAERALAGQFNRPGHEIVDHYTYAFLGDGCLMEGISHEACSLAGSMKLGKLIAVYDDNNISIDGEVRGHGDTPGWFLDDTPKRFEAYGWHVIPKVDGHNPEAVKKALEEARSVTDRPTLICCQTIIGWGSPNKEGKEECHGAALGEAEITATRERIGWPHAPFEIPADIYAGWDAKSKGARQEEAWNDKFAQYKAAHPELAAEFERRMNGQLPSDWSEKANAFIAAVDAKGETIASRKASQNTLNGFGPLLPELMGGSADLAGSNLTLWSGCKDVNAPGHDGNYVYYGVREFGMSAIMNGITLHGGFKPYGATFLMFSEYARNALRMASLMKIPTIFVYTHDSIGLGEDGPTHQPIEQTATLRMIPNMQVWRPCDAVESAVSWKAAIERNDGPSCLIFSRQNLAHIARTPAQIEAINKGGYILKDSEGQPDVILIATGSEVELAVKAADELSGRGKKVRVVSMPSTNVFDAQDEAYRESVLPSSVTKRVVIEAGVTDSWWKYAGTQGCVIGMDRFGESAPAGALFKEFGFTVDNVVKHVEALL, from the coding sequence ATGCCTTCGCGCCGAGACTTAGCGAACGCCATACGCGCTTTGAGCATGGATGCCGTCCAAAAAGCCAACTCCGGACACCCGGGCGCACCGATGGGGATGGCGGATATCGCCGAGGTGTTATGGAACGACTTTCTGCAACATAACCCGACAAACCCGAACTGGGCCAATCGAGACCGTTTTGTACTGTCCAACGGACACGGTTCGATGCTGCTGTACTCGTTACTGCATCTGACCGGTTACGAACTGCCGATCGACGAACTGAAACAATTCCGTCAACTGCATTCAAAAACCCCGGGTCATCCGGAATACGGCTATGCGCCGGGCGTTGAAACGACGACCGGACCGTTAGGTCAAGGCATCACCAATGCCGTGGGCTTTGCGATAGCCGAACGCGCACTAGCGGGTCAATTTAACCGTCCCGGGCACGAAATCGTCGACCATTACACCTACGCCTTCCTGGGCGACGGCTGTTTAATGGAAGGCATCTCGCATGAAGCCTGCTCATTGGCCGGCTCAATGAAACTAGGCAAACTGATTGCCGTCTACGACGACAACAACATCTCGATCGACGGCGAAGTCCGCGGTCACGGCGACACGCCGGGTTGGTTCCTGGACGACACGCCGAAACGCTTCGAAGCTTACGGCTGGCACGTCATCCCGAAAGTAGATGGACATAATCCGGAAGCCGTGAAAAAAGCCTTGGAAGAAGCGCGCAGCGTCACCGACCGGCCGACCTTGATCTGCTGCCAAACCATCATTGGCTGGGGCTCACCGAACAAAGAAGGCAAAGAAGAATGTCATGGAGCGGCATTAGGCGAAGCCGAAATCACGGCAACCCGCGAACGTATCGGTTGGCCGCATGCGCCATTCGAAATCCCGGCGGACATTTACGCGGGTTGGGACGCAAAAAGCAAAGGCGCACGTCAGGAAGAAGCCTGGAACGACAAATTCGCGCAATATAAAGCCGCGCATCCGGAACTGGCGGCCGAATTCGAACGCCGCATGAACGGACAACTACCGAGCGACTGGTCGGAAAAAGCGAACGCCTTCATTGCAGCGGTCGACGCGAAAGGCGAAACCATCGCTAGCCGCAAAGCCTCGCAAAACACCCTGAACGGATTTGGCCCGTTACTGCCCGAACTGATGGGCGGCTCGGCGGACTTGGCGGGCTCCAACTTGACCCTGTGGTCGGGTTGCAAAGACGTCAACGCCCCGGGACATGACGGCAACTACGTCTACTACGGCGTCCGTGAATTCGGCATGTCGGCGATCATGAACGGCATCACCCTGCATGGCGGCTTCAAGCCGTACGGCGCGACCTTCCTGATGTTCTCCGAATACGCGCGGAATGCCTTGCGGATGGCGTCGTTGATGAAAATCCCGACCATCTTCGTCTACACGCACGACTCGATTGGACTCGGCGAAGACGGCCCGACCCACCAACCGATCGAACAAACCGCGACCTTGCGCATGATTCCGAACATGCAAGTCTGGCGTCCGTGCGATGCTGTGGAATCGGCGGTTTCGTGGAAAGCGGCGATTGAACGAAACGATGGACCGAGCTGTCTGATCTTCTCACGGCAAAACCTAGCGCACATTGCGCGGACGCCGGCGCAGATTGAAGCGATCAACAAAGGCGGCTACATTCTGAAAGACAGCGAAGGTCAGCCGGACGTGATCCTGATTGCGACGGGCTCGGAAGTCGAATTGGCGGTGAAAGCGGCAGACGAGTTGAGCGGCAGAGGCAAAAAAGTACGCGTCGTCTCGATGCCATCGACCAACGTATTTGATGCGCAAGACGAAGCCTACCGTGAATCGGTGCTGCCGTCATCGGTGACAAAACGCGTCGTGATTGAAGCGGGCGTGACCGACAGCTGGTGGAAATACGCGGGCACACAAGGCTGCGTCATCGGAATGGATCGTTTCGGCGAATCGGCACCGGCCGGCGCGCTGTTCAAAGAGTTCGGCTTCACCGTTGACAATGTCGTCAAACACGTCGAAGCTCTCCTATGA
- a CDS encoding HAD-IIA family hydrolase: protein MTPFSDIQALIIDMDGVLWHGSQPLPGLIDFFETLRAKHLRYILATNNATLTAEQYVIKLAGMGVFISADQILTSAMATASYLSCEVDPTTSRIFVIGEEGARAPLLEQGFTLTDTFDPVNTQTNADIVVCGLDRTLTWQKLADATYTLHAGARFIGTNADTSLPTEQGMTIGNGAILAALQAATGVKPITIGKPEPIMYRQAMALLGTDTNKTIAIGDRLDTDILGAVRADIRSLMVLTGVSSEEDLKVSDFQPTWVMQDIRAITQALQIT, encoded by the coding sequence ATGACACCTTTTTCCGATATTCAGGCGCTGATCATCGATATGGATGGCGTTTTATGGCATGGCTCCCAACCGCTTCCGGGGCTTATTGATTTTTTTGAGACATTGCGTGCCAAACATTTACGCTACATTTTAGCGACTAACAACGCAACACTCACTGCCGAACAATATGTCATTAAATTAGCCGGAATGGGAGTATTCATAAGCGCCGATCAAATACTGACATCGGCAATGGCTACCGCCTCCTATTTATCGTGTGAGGTAGACCCGACCACTAGTCGCATTTTCGTAATTGGCGAAGAAGGTGCGCGCGCACCGCTTCTCGAACAAGGATTTACTTTAACCGATACTTTCGACCCGGTTAATACTCAAACAAATGCCGACATCGTTGTATGCGGGCTGGATCGAACACTCACCTGGCAAAAATTGGCCGATGCGACTTACACTCTCCATGCCGGCGCTAGATTCATCGGCACCAATGCCGATACTTCATTACCGACCGAACAGGGTATGACGATCGGCAATGGCGCCATTTTAGCGGCTTTACAAGCCGCCACCGGAGTGAAGCCGATTACTATCGGCAAACCCGAGCCGATCATGTACCGACAAGCCATGGCCTTGCTTGGCACCGATACAAACAAAACCATTGCAATAGGCGACCGGCTCGATACCGATATTCTCGGTGCCGTAAGAGCCGATATCCGCAGTTTAATGGTTTTGACCGGCGTGTCTTCCGAAGAAGATTTAAAAGTTTCCGATTTCCAGCCTACTTGGGTCATGCAGGATATTCGGGCGATTACCCAGGCCTTGCAAATAACTTAA
- the dhaK gene encoding dihydroxyacetone kinase subunit DhaK, giving the protein MKKFINSVDTLLDESLSGFAMAHADIVNFNKEPHFISRLAATQSGKVALISGGGSGHEPLHSGFVGHGMLDAACPGQIFTSPTPDQMMAAAQAVENGGGVLFIVKNYAGDVMNFEMAAEMIDCSNATVLVNDDVSLPKNHSTGRRGVAGTLIVEKIVGAAAENGKDLAACKALGERVNEATASMGVAMTSCTVPALGKPTFNLNDDEIEMGVGIHGERGHETIPIKSATEIVEQLSTAIDEELKPKKNQPVLLHINGFGATPLIELHLIYNLAAQFWQKSGVDIRRSLVGNYTTSLDMAGCSITLTLLDEELLKLWDAPVHTAALRWGM; this is encoded by the coding sequence ATGAAAAAATTTATCAATAGCGTCGATACTCTGCTCGACGAAAGCTTGTCCGGCTTTGCCATGGCTCATGCCGATATCGTCAATTTTAATAAAGAACCCCACTTCATCAGCCGATTGGCAGCGACACAATCCGGTAAAGTCGCGCTCATCTCCGGCGGCGGCTCCGGTCACGAACCTTTGCATTCGGGCTTTGTCGGTCACGGCATGCTCGATGCGGCTTGTCCCGGGCAAATATTCACTTCGCCGACACCGGATCAAATGATGGCAGCGGCGCAAGCGGTCGAAAACGGAGGCGGTGTATTATTCATTGTTAAAAATTATGCGGGCGATGTTATGAATTTCGAAATGGCCGCCGAAATGATCGATTGCTCGAATGCGACTGTGTTGGTGAACGATGACGTTTCCCTGCCGAAAAATCACAGCACCGGGCGACGCGGCGTCGCCGGAACACTGATTGTCGAAAAAATTGTCGGCGCGGCTGCCGAAAACGGCAAAGACTTAGCCGCCTGTAAAGCCTTGGGTGAAAGAGTGAACGAAGCAACCGCGTCGATGGGGGTGGCAATGACGAGCTGCACCGTTCCGGCGCTTGGCAAACCGACATTTAACCTCAATGATGATGAAATTGAAATGGGCGTCGGTATTCACGGCGAAAGAGGGCACGAAACGATTCCGATCAAATCCGCCACGGAGATCGTCGAACAGCTCTCGACAGCGATTGATGAGGAGCTGAAACCCAAAAAAAATCAACCGGTACTGTTGCATATCAACGGCTTTGGAGCAACACCGCTCATCGAATTACATTTGATTTACAACCTAGCAGCCCAGTTTTGGCAAAAAAGCGGTGTGGATATCCGCCGCTCACTGGTCGGCAACTATACGACTTCACTCGACATGGCCGGCTGCTCCATCACCTTAACCTTGCTCGATGAAGAGTTATTGAAGCTGTGGGATGCGCCTGTCCATACAGCGGCATTACGCTGGGGCATGTAA
- the dhaL gene encoding dihydroxyacetone kinase subunit DhaL: MSLFPKLFPAMIDAVDATIKQNSESVTELDQAIGDGDHVSNLQRGIKALKTKEEEISALDWASALQSIGMVSMSAIGGASGSLYGTLFIAMSKAAKGQELSVSTFAEAFAQGVEAVKRRGKADAGEKTMLDVYIPVADYLKQAEANSTPWPEILEQVCDTANQGMEATRDMVATKGRASFLGERSRGHIDAGAKTAELMICAIASVLAK; this comes from the coding sequence ATGTCATTATTTCCTAAATTATTCCCGGCAATGATCGATGCCGTGGATGCCACCATCAAGCAAAACTCAGAATCAGTCACCGAATTGGATCAAGCAATTGGCGACGGCGATCATGTCTCGAATTTACAACGCGGTATTAAGGCCTTAAAAACAAAAGAAGAGGAAATATCGGCGCTCGATTGGGCCTCTGCCTTGCAGAGCATCGGCATGGTATCGATGTCGGCGATCGGAGGTGCGTCGGGGTCTCTTTATGGAACGCTATTCATCGCAATGAGCAAAGCGGCCAAGGGGCAAGAGTTGAGTGTATCGACCTTCGCCGAAGCCTTCGCGCAAGGTGTCGAAGCGGTTAAGCGCAGAGGCAAGGCTGATGCCGGCGAGAAAACGATGCTCGATGTCTATATACCGGTAGCCGATTACCTGAAACAAGCGGAAGCCAATTCGACTCCATGGCCAGAAATTTTAGAGCAGGTTTGCGATACCGCTAATCAGGGTATGGAGGCCACTCGCGATATGGTGGCGACCAAGGGCCGAGCATCGTTTTTAGGAGAGCGCTCGCGAGGGCATATCGACGCCGGAGCGAAAACTGCGGAACTGATGATTTGCGCGATAGCATCGGTGCTAGCGAAATAA
- the nudE gene encoding ADP compounds hydrolase NudE: MREKPTLLNKTVIAESRLFRIESLDIEFSNGEQRNFERLARGRPGGAVLIVPLLDNETVLLVREYAAGVHRYELGLPKGKTDAGETFIEAANRELKEEVGFGARTLYHLSSFSIAPAYLEHMTEIIIATDLYEEKLQGDEPEELEVVPWKIDDIGGLIATGECTEARSIAALFMTLNHLKGS, translated from the coding sequence ATGCGCGAAAAACCGACACTTCTCAATAAAACCGTTATCGCCGAAAGCCGGTTATTCCGTATCGAATCGCTCGACATCGAGTTTAGCAATGGCGAACAGCGTAATTTCGAACGCCTGGCCCGAGGAAGACCTGGAGGTGCGGTGTTAATTGTACCGCTTTTGGATAACGAAACGGTGTTATTGGTTCGGGAATATGCTGCCGGCGTTCATCGTTATGAGTTAGGTTTGCCTAAAGGTAAAACCGACGCCGGAGAAACCTTTATCGAAGCCGCAAACCGTGAGCTCAAGGAGGAAGTCGGTTTTGGGGCTAGAACCCTCTATCATTTGAGTTCGTTTTCAATCGCGCCCGCTTATCTCGAGCACATGACCGAGATTATTATTGCCACGGATCTTTATGAGGAAAAATTGCAGGGCGACGAACCCGAGGAACTCGAAGTCGTGCCCTGGAAAATTGACGATATTGGAGGGTTGATTGCAACCGGCGAGTGTACCGAAGCCCGGTCGATTGCGGCGTTGTTTATGACATTGAATCATCTTAAGGGTTCGTAA
- the yrfG gene encoding GMP/IMP nucleotidase, giving the protein MIDWKKIDTVLLDMDGTLLDLNFDNHFWLEFVPLKFAEKTGISVETAKYQLEPRFKSMEGKLEWYCLDYWSEVLELDIAGLKAEIAGLIEVLPHVTEFLEKVRQSSKNLFLVTNAHRSSLDLKMEKTCLQPFFDAIICSHDFGFPKEQPGFWRLLENHQSFDKQRTLLVDDSLAVLNSARQYGINYLISVSKPDSTRSKRLIEEFPAIEDFRELMQGL; this is encoded by the coding sequence ATGATTGATTGGAAAAAAATTGATACTGTCTTACTTGACATGGACGGCACGTTGCTGGATTTGAATTTCGACAATCATTTCTGGCTGGAATTCGTGCCGTTGAAATTCGCCGAAAAAACCGGCATCTCGGTTGAAACGGCCAAATATCAATTGGAACCCCGCTTCAAAAGTATGGAAGGCAAGTTGGAATGGTATTGCCTGGATTATTGGAGCGAAGTCTTGGAATTGGATATTGCCGGCCTCAAAGCCGAAATAGCGGGATTGATCGAGGTCTTGCCGCATGTCACCGAGTTTCTCGAAAAAGTTAGGCAATCATCGAAAAATCTTTTTTTGGTGACCAACGCGCACAGGAGCAGTTTGGACCTGAAAATGGAAAAAACCTGTTTACAGCCGTTTTTCGACGCTATTATCTGCTCGCATGATTTCGGCTTTCCGAAGGAACAGCCGGGATTCTGGCGTTTACTGGAAAACCATCAATCGTTCGACAAGCAACGCACGCTACTGGTCGATGACAGCCTGGCGGTCTTGAATTCGGCCAGGCAATACGGCATCAATTATTTGATATCAGTTAGTAAACCGGACAGCACTCGTTCGAAAAGACTGATAGAAGAGTTTCCCGCTATTGAGGACTTTCGGGAGCTGATGCAGGGTTTGTAG
- a CDS encoding DEAD/DEAH box helicase, whose protein sequence is MNTTHLTQTRFSNLELSDSILRGLTEAGFTHCTPIQDRSLPLSLRDKDIAGQAQTGTGKTATFLLATFQRLINDESEKIKNPRAVILAPTRELAIQIHKDALLLGKYLNLKLALIYGGTDYKKQMDTIKSNVDIIIGTPGRIIDFYRQGTFTLDNVQVMVLDEADRMFDLGFIKDIRFLLRRMPPADKRLNMLFSATLSYKVTELAYEHMNQPVLIKIETEEVTSKAIRQSAFCPSNEQKIPLLLGVLKKYEPQRSIIFVNTKRCAERLNDYLNANGFVTAVLSGDVPQEKRQRLLTDFQENKIRLMIATDVAARGLHIADVSHVINYDLPQEVEDYVHRIGRTARFGASGEAISFICEEYAYSMPDIETYIGQKVPIQPITADLLPEVVKPERKPRPENASRHGQGKRSEKPKKKPARRSKSAQAATNPASAPESPQ, encoded by the coding sequence ATGAATACAACGCATCTTACTCAAACCCGATTCAGCAATTTGGAGCTATCCGATTCGATATTGCGCGGACTGACCGAGGCCGGCTTTACGCATTGTACTCCAATTCAGGATCGTTCGTTGCCTTTGTCATTAAGAGACAAGGATATCGCCGGGCAAGCTCAAACCGGGACCGGCAAAACAGCAACCTTTTTACTGGCTACTTTTCAGCGCTTAATCAACGACGAAAGCGAAAAGATCAAAAACCCCAGGGCGGTTATTTTAGCGCCAACCCGGGAGCTTGCCATTCAGATTCATAAAGATGCCTTATTGTTGGGCAAATATTTAAATCTTAAGCTAGCGCTGATATACGGCGGCACCGATTATAAAAAACAAATGGACACGATCAAGTCCAATGTCGATATTATCATCGGCACACCGGGCCGTATTATCGACTTTTATCGACAAGGAACTTTTACGTTGGATAACGTGCAAGTAATGGTGCTCGATGAAGCCGATCGGATGTTCGATTTAGGATTCATCAAGGATATTCGATTTCTGTTAAGAAGGATGCCGCCGGCCGATAAGCGATTGAATATGCTGTTTTCGGCAACTTTATCTTACAAAGTGACTGAGTTGGCTTACGAGCATATGAATCAACCGGTGCTCATCAAAATCGAAACGGAAGAAGTCACTTCCAAGGCCATTCGGCAAAGTGCGTTTTGTCCGTCCAACGAACAGAAAATTCCGCTATTGTTGGGTGTACTGAAAAAATATGAGCCGCAACGCAGCATTATTTTCGTCAACACCAAACGTTGTGCCGAACGGCTTAACGACTATCTGAATGCCAATGGTTTCGTCACCGCTGTTTTGAGCGGCGATGTTCCTCAGGAAAAACGTCAACGGCTATTGACTGATTTTCAGGAAAACAAAATTAGGCTCATGATCGCGACCGATGTCGCGGCGCGCGGGTTGCATATCGCCGACGTGTCGCATGTGATCAATTACGATCTGCCTCAGGAAGTCGAGGATTATGTCCACCGAATCGGCAGAACCGCACGTTTCGGCGCCAGCGGCGAAGCGATCAGTTTTATTTGCGAGGAATACGCCTATTCGATGCCGGACATCGAAACATATATCGGTCAAAAAGTACCGATTCAACCGATAACGGCCGATTTGCTGCCTGAAGTCGTCAAGCCTGAGCGTAAACCTCGGCCGGAGAATGCCTCTCGTCATGGCCAAGGCAAGCGTTCGGAAAAACCGAAAAAAAAGCCGGCGCGGCGAAGTAAGTCTGCTCAAGCCGCTACAAACCCTGCATCAGCTCCCGAAAGTCCTCAATAG
- the trxA gene encoding thioredoxin TrxA, protein MSESVLHVTDGEFNETVLKAGGPVLVDYWAEWCGPCRMIAPVLDEIAKEYAGRLTVVKLNIDENPQTPQHYGVRGIPTLMLFKDGEVEATKVGALTKSQLADFIDNNI, encoded by the coding sequence GTGAGTGAGTCAGTCCTTCATGTAACTGATGGTGAATTTAACGAAACCGTACTAAAAGCAGGCGGTCCTGTGCTAGTTGACTATTGGGCTGAATGGTGCGGACCTTGCCGGATGATCGCACCGGTTCTGGATGAAATCGCCAAGGAATATGCCGGTCGCTTGACTGTCGTCAAACTCAATATCGATGAAAACCCGCAAACGCCACAGCATTACGGCGTTCGCGGCATACCGACTCTAATGCTGTTTAAAGACGGAGAAGTGGAGGCGACTAAAGTTGGCGCCTTGACTAAATCGCAACTAGCCGATTTCATCGATAACAATATTTAG